One region of Pseudoalteromonas luteoviolacea genomic DNA includes:
- a CDS encoding efflux RND transporter periplasmic adaptor subunit gives MSSSPIVFGLITTAILSLASGCTEIKAHPIEHIKTIPTTKAERVSAPAKILYGKVQSEIGYDIALFNSGRIEKMSVKEGQVVSKNMLIARLYSPNLKSQVAEKEATLSAALAAAEEADSELQRVTNLQARSLASLATLEQAKKSAKVANDTVTQMRAQLTQAKNALDEFSIYAPQDGIIASLYAREGQFVPSESPILSFSEAGKHKVEYLVPEQEAVNLDIGQTVSIFIPTFSKHVTGIVSEKAIPTIKGPSLFKVSVLIKRPDNNLLGLTAQLHMPSTNKQVYRINANAVRFKPNGQSYLLDNAKKRVHIELIGTRDDDLLFTAASNLDGIQFNTSPEPIISTNLMAALEGSNDR, from the coding sequence ATGTCTTCTAGCCCTATAGTCTTTGGTTTAATTACAACAGCCATTTTATCACTTGCTTCGGGTTGTACTGAGATCAAGGCGCACCCGATAGAGCACATAAAAACTATACCAACAACAAAGGCTGAGCGGGTGTCCGCACCAGCAAAAATTTTATATGGCAAAGTGCAAAGTGAAATAGGCTATGACATAGCACTCTTTAATAGCGGTCGTATTGAAAAAATGTCGGTGAAAGAAGGGCAAGTGGTTAGCAAAAATATGCTCATTGCTAGACTGTACTCTCCCAATTTGAAATCACAAGTTGCAGAAAAAGAAGCGACTCTCAGCGCTGCTCTCGCAGCCGCTGAGGAAGCAGACAGTGAACTTCAACGAGTAACAAATTTGCAAGCTAGGTCACTTGCTTCCCTTGCAACACTAGAGCAAGCTAAAAAGTCAGCCAAAGTTGCAAACGACACTGTAACGCAAATGCGCGCGCAATTAACGCAAGCAAAAAATGCGCTAGATGAATTTTCAATTTATGCACCGCAAGATGGAATAATCGCTTCCCTATATGCAAGAGAAGGTCAATTTGTGCCATCAGAAAGTCCAATTTTAAGCTTCTCAGAGGCAGGAAAGCACAAGGTTGAATATTTGGTACCGGAGCAGGAAGCGGTGAATCTAGATATCGGACAAACAGTATCTATTTTCATTCCAACTTTCAGCAAACATGTTACGGGTATTGTGAGCGAAAAAGCAATCCCAACGATAAAAGGCCCATCTTTATTTAAAGTATCTGTATTAATCAAAAGGCCAGATAACAATTTACTGGGTTTAACAGCTCAATTACACATGCCTTCTACAAATAAACAGGTATACCGTATTAATGCTAACGCAGTCAGGTTTAAGCCCAATGGCCAAAGCTACCTGTTAGATAACGCGAAAAAACGAGTTCACATAGAACTGATCGGAACACGAGATGATGATTTATTGTTCACGGCTGCTAGCAACTTAGATGGCATTCAATTTAATACATCACCAGAGCCAATAATTAGTACAAATTTAATGGCTGCTTTGGAGGGAAGCAATGACAGATAA
- a CDS encoding MipA/OmpV family protein codes for MKLSKYLCTLAMVCSSVATAEEKELKLGIGGAFIVQDEGYKGVGSETEFVPAIAVEYGDFRLLGPYASYTFFETEHIEIAATGMLRLDGYEQADDALFSGMEDRDMSFDFGFEAEIDTDFGEFGIKFTQDVTSTHEGYEASLSYGIPMRVQQGRVMPYISANFASEDLANYYYGVKRSEATGSRAFYEVDSAANLEIGISSDWFFGKNHMIKADASYTAFDSTIKDSPLVDKSGTFQLLLGYVYVF; via the coding sequence ATGAAACTTTCAAAATACCTTTGCACTTTAGCTATGGTTTGTAGCTCAGTGGCCACTGCTGAAGAAAAAGAGCTAAAGCTTGGCATCGGTGGCGCATTTATTGTTCAAGATGAAGGTTATAAAGGAGTAGGAAGCGAGACAGAATTTGTGCCAGCCATCGCCGTCGAGTACGGCGATTTTAGACTATTAGGGCCATATGCATCATACACTTTTTTTGAAACTGAACACATTGAAATAGCAGCCACCGGTATGCTCAGGTTAGACGGATATGAACAAGCTGATGATGCACTATTTTCAGGTATGGAAGACAGAGATATGAGTTTCGATTTCGGCTTTGAAGCGGAAATTGATACTGATTTTGGTGAGTTTGGGATTAAATTTACACAAGATGTGACCAGCACACACGAGGGTTATGAAGCGAGTCTTTCTTATGGCATTCCTATGAGGGTACAGCAAGGTCGGGTCATGCCCTACATTTCGGCCAACTTTGCCAGCGAAGATCTTGCAAATTATTACTATGGTGTTAAGCGTTCAGAGGCCACCGGTTCAAGGGCGTTCTACGAAGTAGATAGCGCGGCCAACCTTGAAATAGGCATCAGCAGCGACTGGTTCTTTGGTAAAAACCATATGATCAAGGCTGATGCTAGCTATACCGCTTTTGATAGTACAATCAAAGACTCTCCGCTGGTGGATAAATCTGGGACTTTCCAATTGTTGCTGGGGTATGTCTATGTCTTCTAG
- a CDS encoding response regulator, protein MTSNNRIAKRHPSVLVLAHREDDVQGVTELIAEQTSDFRCLIVRKTALDDIQQLAPKVILFALSDVKKSICLYNLLIKENRLINNHYSVLLCNNKESGLAFKCCLRNLFDSYFVYQPLYEKFRLQLIVYEGLKQFANSDTYIESLDSIVQSQNEELNDLIETGLSYKTTLMDEINQRREEVNSINRNILSQLPDSTHKQLMSELNESHIQPLLSALEASISSKLMGLVDGLKHSQNLNSQLISQLQQPIQTRQSHENESTNNQSFLSTESSNPQSILLVEDNHIYREMISDVLSNVGYEIEQVDDGLAAIKKIKLTQYDLIVMDLFLPNLDGLNTTKHIRNVGKNIKTPVIALTGNKNKQLVKKWAEHGLDGYILKPSTKQEILAVVNKAIRH, encoded by the coding sequence ATGACAAGTAACAACAGAATAGCTAAGCGCCATCCCTCCGTATTAGTTTTAGCCCACAGGGAGGATGATGTGCAGGGCGTCACGGAACTGATTGCTGAGCAAACTTCTGATTTTAGGTGCCTAATCGTGAGAAAAACCGCATTAGATGACATCCAGCAACTGGCACCAAAAGTCATTTTATTTGCATTGTCTGACGTTAAAAAAAGCATCTGTTTATATAATTTACTCATAAAAGAAAACAGACTAATTAACAATCACTATAGTGTGTTGCTTTGTAATAATAAAGAATCCGGATTGGCCTTTAAATGCTGTTTACGAAACTTATTTGATAGTTACTTTGTATACCAGCCGCTATATGAAAAGTTTAGACTTCAACTTATCGTTTATGAAGGTTTGAAACAGTTTGCAAACTCTGACACATATATAGAATCTCTAGATTCAATCGTTCAAAGTCAAAATGAAGAGCTAAATGATCTAATTGAAACCGGTTTAAGCTATAAAACAACACTGATGGACGAAATCAATCAGCGAAGAGAAGAAGTGAACTCTATCAATCGGAATATATTATCTCAATTACCTGATAGCACACATAAACAACTCATGTCAGAGTTAAATGAATCTCATATACAACCACTTTTAAGTGCATTAGAAGCTTCAATTTCGAGCAAACTAATGGGGCTCGTTGATGGCCTGAAGCACTCACAAAACTTAAACTCGCAACTAATAAGTCAATTGCAGCAGCCTATACAAACAAGGCAATCTCACGAAAACGAAAGTACAAATAATCAAAGTTTCTTGAGTACGGAATCCAGCAACCCTCAATCCATCCTGTTGGTCGAGGATAATCACATATACCGAGAGATGATAAGCGATGTATTAAGCAATGTCGGATATGAGATAGAGCAGGTAGATGATGGCTTAGCGGCCATCAAAAAAATCAAGCTCACCCAGTATGACCTTATCGTTATGGATTTGTTTTTACCAAATTTAGATGGGCTCAATACGACTAAGCATATTCGTAATGTTGGAAAAAACATAAAAACACCAGTCATAGCACTGACAGGCAACAAGAATAAACAGCTGGTAAAAAAATGGGCAGAACATGGGCTTGATGGATACATTTTAAAACCATCAACCAAACAAGAGATTTTAGCGGTCGTTAATAAAGCCATCAGACATTAA
- a CDS encoding Hpt domain-containing protein, which yields MNTQIDELKTLNRRTIEELVGDEPAKIAKFHFEFLKQASVVLKSIIKSFNIGDFPELKSQAHYLKTSAKAVGAERCAYFLETIENYSLAENKPAIKQVIIKLNGEFVAIKKELSHDK from the coding sequence ATGAACACTCAAATCGATGAGTTAAAAACACTGAATAGGCGCACTATTGAGGAGTTGGTTGGCGACGAGCCAGCCAAAATTGCAAAGTTTCATTTCGAGTTCTTAAAGCAAGCTTCTGTCGTTTTAAAAAGTATTATTAAATCATTTAACATCGGCGATTTCCCTGAATTAAAAAGCCAAGCTCACTACTTAAAAACCTCTGCAAAAGCTGTCGGAGCAGAGCGGTGTGCGTATTTTTTAGAAACCATTGAGAACTACAGCTTAGCTGAAAATAAACCAGCCATTAAACAAGTAATAATTAAACTAAATGGTGAATTTGTAGCTATCAAAAAGGAGTTAAGCCATGACAAGTAA
- a CDS encoding ATP-binding protein — protein sequence MDSNTPYLLTNCDLQIEFVSQAALNLLKSEILLGLDIATQFNLEAITENFYVGHYKSARISLNKLNVDDGFCFLLELHKTNNDHIRFLNDAINSSNIGIWRYNVESKTVYLSGISKNILGITSSTQLTWRKILSLVHPDDRALFPLFFENNAQFGVPLQFEFRLKHTGQQSWFSLKGSCINKTDGQWINGTLQDCTVEKTTVIALNDADESKQLAIEAGKIGTWRATKSGNQWLWKWDMLANTIFKLSPDDIGNLNKWVELLHPEDKPRVQEALENSLRTGVEFKQHYRSILKNGEIIYVFAQGRVGKNYKGEYCRIDGVCVDQTEIHITQQALKKLNTELETRVNERTAQLYNTLQKAERANKIKSEFLSMISHELRTPLNGIIGALDLLSHCTLTAEPRELVNTASCSANHLITILNDLLDLNKIEAGKLELETVKFDLPTVIADVVCTFSASAKEKGIELAVFESLEKKLILKGDENRFRQILLNILGNAVKFTNCEQNKHKKITVNTHYNRLNIYQSEVVVSIEDTGIGMSADTIQKLFTPFTQAEKSTTRKFGGTGLGLSICGKLIDLMGGKIHIESQVNHGSKFTVSAPFWLELNEQEEEPKAKLNCYLIGELSINNQHILKLAQSIFDVNVITDNIQKLANADRSSYNLILTNTHDLFLQLTPQLDSSHNIMVYTEPAFVEAIALAAPHIAVYANQPITIKQLEKHVKTHQQEQLSIDDFSFDFDNAELDIEQAESNEIKVQSDNRDILLVEDNPFNQKLIKSQLEKLGLCCDVANNGAEGFHCWYNRSYKLILTDCHMPEVDGYEMTKKIRTEEAKSERSPIPIIAVTGAVMQGEKDLCTSIGMNDFLCKPIRLNDIRSIMERWYEHSNR from the coding sequence ATGGACAGCAACACGCCTTATCTACTCACCAACTGCGACCTACAGATTGAATTTGTCAGCCAAGCTGCACTTAACCTACTCAAAAGTGAAATATTACTGGGCTTAGACATAGCCACACAGTTCAACCTAGAGGCAATCACAGAAAACTTCTACGTAGGCCATTACAAATCTGCTCGCATTAGTTTAAACAAACTCAACGTTGATGATGGATTCTGTTTTTTGCTTGAACTTCATAAAACAAACAATGACCACATCAGATTCTTAAACGATGCTATCAATAGCTCTAATATTGGTATATGGCGTTACAACGTAGAGTCAAAAACCGTTTACCTGTCAGGGATCTCTAAAAATATTCTAGGGATCACTTCATCAACGCAGCTAACATGGCGCAAAATATTGTCACTAGTCCATCCTGATGATCGGGCTCTATTTCCGCTATTTTTTGAAAATAACGCACAGTTTGGTGTTCCACTACAATTTGAATTTAGACTCAAACATACAGGGCAACAATCATGGTTTTCGCTAAAAGGGAGCTGCATAAATAAAACTGACGGTCAATGGATTAATGGCACGCTGCAAGACTGTACCGTAGAAAAAACCACTGTAATTGCATTGAACGATGCAGATGAAAGTAAGCAGCTCGCCATAGAGGCAGGGAAAATAGGCACGTGGCGGGCAACTAAATCAGGAAATCAATGGCTCTGGAAATGGGATATGCTTGCCAATACCATCTTCAAGTTATCACCGGATGATATTGGCAATTTAAATAAATGGGTTGAATTACTCCACCCAGAAGACAAACCGCGAGTACAGGAGGCGCTAGAAAATAGCCTGCGTACCGGGGTAGAATTTAAACAACATTACCGAAGCATTCTAAAAAATGGTGAAATTATTTATGTGTTTGCGCAAGGTAGAGTTGGAAAAAACTATAAGGGGGAATACTGTCGCATAGATGGTGTTTGCGTAGATCAAACTGAAATTCATATAACGCAGCAAGCACTTAAAAAATTAAACACTGAGCTAGAAACTCGTGTAAATGAGCGAACCGCCCAACTGTACAATACATTACAAAAAGCGGAGAGAGCGAATAAGATCAAGTCTGAATTCCTATCTATGATCAGTCATGAATTACGAACACCATTGAACGGCATTATCGGGGCTTTAGATTTACTGTCACATTGCACACTCACAGCCGAACCAAGAGAGCTTGTAAATACAGCCTCTTGCTCGGCAAATCATCTAATTACCATTTTAAATGATTTGCTAGATTTGAATAAAATTGAAGCTGGGAAACTTGAACTTGAAACGGTTAAATTTGATTTACCAACTGTTATTGCAGATGTGGTGTGTACATTCAGTGCGTCTGCAAAAGAAAAAGGTATCGAACTGGCTGTATTTGAATCCCTAGAAAAGAAGTTGATATTGAAAGGGGATGAAAATAGATTTCGACAAATTCTGCTCAATATTCTTGGTAACGCGGTCAAGTTTACAAACTGCGAACAAAACAAGCACAAGAAAATCACCGTTAATACCCATTATAATCGTTTAAATATCTATCAAAGTGAAGTCGTCGTGTCTATTGAAGACACAGGCATAGGTATGAGTGCTGACACAATTCAAAAACTATTTACGCCGTTTACTCAAGCAGAAAAATCAACAACAAGAAAGTTTGGTGGTACCGGTTTAGGTCTATCGATCTGCGGAAAATTGATAGATTTGATGGGCGGTAAAATACACATTGAAAGTCAAGTTAATCATGGTAGTAAGTTCACGGTGAGTGCACCATTTTGGCTAGAACTTAATGAGCAGGAAGAAGAACCAAAAGCAAAACTGAATTGCTATCTAATAGGGGAGTTGTCGATAAATAACCAGCACATTTTAAAACTCGCTCAGTCTATTTTTGATGTCAACGTAATCACTGACAATATCCAAAAACTTGCCAATGCTGATAGGTCGTCATACAACCTTATTCTAACCAATACCCATGATTTATTTTTACAGTTAACGCCACAACTAGATTCATCTCACAATATAATGGTTTATACAGAGCCAGCATTCGTTGAAGCTATTGCACTAGCAGCCCCACATATAGCTGTTTATGCCAATCAACCTATAACTATCAAACAATTAGAAAAACATGTAAAAACTCATCAGCAAGAGCAGCTATCAATTGATGACTTTTCATTCGACTTTGACAATGCAGAACTAGACATAGAGCAAGCCGAAAGTAATGAGATAAAGGTTCAATCTGACAACCGAGATATTCTTTTAGTAGAAGATAACCCTTTTAATCAAAAGCTCATTAAAAGCCAGTTAGAAAAGCTAGGGCTATGCTGTGACGTTGCAAATAATGGGGCAGAGGGATTTCACTGTTGGTATAACCGTTCCTATAAACTTATTCTAACTGACTGCCATATGCCTGAAGTTGATGGCTATGAAATGACGAAAAAAATTAGAACTGAAGAAGCAAAATCAGAACGTTCACCCATACCTATCATCGCAGTAACCGGCGCAGTCATGCAGGGTGAAAAAGATTTATGCACTTCCATTGGTATGAATGACTTTCTTTGTAAACCAATCCGGTTAAATGACATTAGATCTATTATGGAGCGTTGGTATGAACACTCAAATCGATGA
- a CDS encoding GH92 family glycosyl hydrolase produces MNYNIKKKHLIALSVSAALLVGCSNEQINTTTNAEADTEPKYVTDVVSYVNPLIGTKGPFNHRQAGNVTPGAVVPFGMFNFGPEHAYTEDLLAESEGISKKILEEKKRVPVSPGGYNYQASRVKGFSFTRLSGTGCLGASGDIPVMPFNKDITFSPATDPINGYYSAAFSHDNETAIPGYYQVGLDNGINVQLAATTRSGIANFTFDKSENAKLLFRTAYSQLGSGDAYAKVDAERGEITGYVTSGNFCGYLGEYNQRDYYTLHFVAKLDKPITGSGAWKNDLVEHGAKSSKGGMGYGDNGWPDIGKGSGVWVDLGLDNGDTVQMRVGISYVSLDNARENLAKEQSTYSFDEIREQSQGAWEKELSKVKVESEDSSKLRVFYTALYHSLFHPNVFSDVNGEYMGFDQKVHSLEPSQTAQYANFSGWDVYRSQLQLVTLLDQERGSDIAQSLFNQANQFNGIWDRWTHNAGPTGVMSGDPSTIAIANFVAFGADNFDVNGAYISLRKAAITPTEFDLSETGCPVFCRGQKPSLDQWQSLGYISDQSNSWEGASETLEQASSYFSLSQLADRLGKNSDTQRFINEAGYWRNIYNVSATESLGYIQGRNQDGTWKKEFDAFSGHLFVEGSPAQYLWMIPHDGAGLAEILGGDDAMTTRLDNHFKKPDGTWVLYRDSAEYADVSNQPSILSPWMYLHTGDAYKTQQTVRETMKQLWLDAPDGIPGQDDLGQMSSWYVFSSLGIYPKYPGRADLVLSSPQFTAAQIGNLMISAPDASDENIYIDALRVNGKPSLNSWIGEEYIDKTVTLDFSLSNSPNKLFGKAKENRPPSYSPTKS; encoded by the coding sequence ATGAACTACAACATAAAGAAAAAACATCTTATTGCATTATCTGTAAGTGCAGCGCTTCTAGTCGGGTGCAGTAATGAGCAAATAAACACGACAACTAACGCTGAAGCTGATACCGAACCAAAATACGTTACGGACGTTGTTTCATATGTTAATCCATTAATTGGAACTAAGGGCCCTTTTAACCATCGCCAAGCCGGAAATGTTACTCCAGGTGCCGTTGTTCCTTTTGGTATGTTTAATTTTGGACCTGAACACGCCTATACCGAAGACTTACTTGCAGAGTCAGAAGGTATTTCAAAGAAAATCCTTGAAGAAAAAAAGCGAGTGCCAGTTTCACCTGGCGGTTATAACTACCAAGCTAGCCGTGTTAAAGGTTTTTCGTTTACGCGTCTATCAGGAACGGGCTGCTTAGGTGCATCAGGTGACATTCCTGTCATGCCGTTTAACAAAGATATTACATTTTCTCCAGCTACCGATCCAATCAATGGATATTACAGTGCAGCTTTTAGTCATGACAATGAAACAGCTATACCAGGGTATTACCAAGTCGGCTTAGACAATGGCATTAACGTACAATTAGCTGCGACGACGAGAAGTGGTATTGCCAACTTTACCTTCGATAAGTCAGAAAATGCCAAGCTATTATTTAGAACAGCTTATTCGCAGCTTGGAAGTGGTGATGCCTATGCAAAAGTTGATGCTGAGCGAGGAGAGATCACGGGATACGTAACATCAGGTAATTTCTGTGGTTATTTGGGCGAATACAATCAACGAGATTATTACACGCTACATTTTGTCGCTAAACTAGATAAACCAATAACTGGGTCAGGTGCTTGGAAAAATGACCTAGTTGAGCATGGTGCCAAGTCATCTAAAGGAGGTATGGGCTATGGAGACAATGGATGGCCAGATATAGGAAAAGGTTCTGGCGTTTGGGTCGACCTTGGTCTTGATAATGGAGATACCGTGCAAATGCGTGTCGGTATCTCATATGTCAGCCTCGACAATGCGCGAGAGAACTTAGCAAAAGAACAATCTACATATAGCTTTGATGAAATACGCGAGCAATCTCAAGGAGCATGGGAAAAAGAACTCTCTAAAGTAAAGGTTGAGTCTGAAGATAGCAGTAAATTACGCGTTTTTTACACCGCACTTTACCACAGTCTATTCCACCCAAATGTGTTTTCTGATGTAAATGGTGAATACATGGGTTTTGACCAAAAGGTACATAGTTTAGAACCATCACAAACAGCTCAATACGCGAATTTTTCCGGCTGGGATGTCTATCGCTCTCAACTACAACTGGTAACTTTGTTAGATCAAGAAAGAGGAAGCGACATCGCACAATCTTTATTTAACCAAGCAAACCAATTTAATGGCATATGGGATCGCTGGACCCATAATGCAGGTCCTACTGGCGTGATGAGTGGTGACCCTTCTACTATTGCCATTGCAAACTTTGTGGCATTCGGTGCAGATAATTTTGACGTAAACGGCGCTTACATCTCTCTTCGTAAAGCCGCAATAACGCCAACAGAGTTTGACCTTTCTGAGACTGGCTGTCCTGTTTTTTGCAGAGGACAAAAGCCATCTCTAGACCAGTGGCAGTCATTAGGCTACATTTCTGATCAGTCTAATAGTTGGGAAGGCGCGTCAGAAACGCTAGAACAAGCATCTAGCTATTTTTCACTCAGTCAGCTAGCAGACCGACTTGGCAAGAACAGTGATACACAAAGGTTTATCAATGAAGCTGGTTACTGGAGAAATATTTACAATGTTTCAGCAACTGAATCTTTAGGTTATATCCAAGGGCGAAACCAAGATGGAACGTGGAAAAAAGAGTTTGATGCATTCTCTGGACATTTGTTTGTAGAGGGAAGTCCAGCGCAGTATTTATGGATGATCCCACATGATGGAGCTGGGTTAGCTGAAATACTTGGTGGTGATGATGCAATGACCACAAGACTTGATAATCACTTTAAGAAACCTGATGGTACATGGGTACTTTATAGGGACTCAGCTGAATATGCAGACGTGTCAAATCAGCCATCAATCTTATCTCCATGGATGTATTTGCATACTGGTGATGCCTATAAGACACAACAAACTGTTCGCGAAACAATGAAACAACTATGGTTAGATGCCCCTGATGGAATACCTGGCCAAGACGATTTAGGGCAGATGTCATCTTGGTATGTATTTAGTAGTCTTGGGATCTATCCAAAATACCCAGGCCGCGCTGACTTGGTATTATCAAGCCCACAATTTACAGCTGCTCAAATTGGGAATTTAATGATAAGTGCACCAGATGCATCTGACGAAAATATCTATATCGATGCACTACGCGTCAATGGTAAACCAAGTTTAAATAGTTGGATAGGCGAAGAGTACATCGACAAAACGGTAACATTAGATTTTTCGCTTAGTAACAGCCCTAATAAACTCTTTGGTAAAGCAAAAGAGAATAGACCACCTAGCTATTCACCAACAAAAAGCTAG
- a CDS encoding DUF1501 domain-containing protein, whose translation MLTPDQKVGCLDLLLAFVYLLLHSRLMCYSFCQSSALGHQSTHLLEQELATKITQSFEANTMFNHAILSQTNNVGVFPKTSLGKQLESVARTLAVKEQLGTNRQIFVVSMGGFDTHSGQAQTLPKLQSALDGALNAFNTSMESMGLANNVTLFTASDFGRTLAINGDGMVMGQTMVGEHIIL comes from the coding sequence TTGCTAACACCTGACCAAAAAGTTGGGTGTTTAGACTTACTGTTAGCATTTGTATACCTTCTACTACACAGCCGTTTGATGTGTTACTCATTTTGCCAATCTAGTGCTTTAGGCCATCAAAGTACTCATTTACTTGAACAAGAACTGGCCACTAAAATTACTCAGTCATTCGAAGCAAACACTATGTTTAATCATGCAATTTTGTCACAAACCAATAATGTTGGAGTGTTCCCAAAGACGTCGTTAGGTAAGCAGCTTGAGTCCGTTGCTCGGACATTAGCGGTAAAAGAACAACTGGGTACTAACAGGCAAATCTTTGTTGTATCTATGGGAGGGTTTGATACGCACTCTGGACAAGCTCAAACTCTACCAAAATTACAGTCTGCATTAGATGGCGCACTCAATGCTTTTAATACTTCTATGGAAAGTATGGGTTTAGCTAACAATGTCACATTATTTACAGCCTCTGATTTTGGTCGCACGCTTGCAATCAATGGTGATGGAATGGTGATGGGACAGACCATGGTTGGGGAGCACATCATTTTGTGA